In the genome of Syngnathoides biaculeatus isolate LvHL_M chromosome 14, ASM1980259v1, whole genome shotgun sequence, one region contains:
- the LOC133511972 gene encoding prefoldin subunit 2-like gives MAANASSTASQPGSSGPGKQSGHSAEQVVATFQRMRQEQRNMASKAAELEMESNEHSLVIETLKGVDPSRKCFRLVGGVLVERTVKEVLPALQSNKEQLSKIIESINTKMQEKGRELAEYRERYNIRLVGEGDAQGQSMDSSKESEGSGGAGVLVS, from the coding sequence atggcagcgaACGCTAGCAGCACGGCTTCTCAACCTGGTAGCAGTGGCCCAGGAAAACAGTCCGGCCACTCCGCTGAACAGGTGGTGGCCACATTTCAGAGGATGCGTCAGGAGCAGCGCAATATGGCCTCTAAAGCAGCCGAGTTAGAAATGGAATCGAATGAGCACAGCCTAGTCATCGAGACCCTGAAAGGCGTGGATCCATCCCGGAAATGCTTCCGGCTTGTCGGCGGCGTGTTGGTGGAGAGGACAGTGAAAGAGGTTCTGCCGGCCTTGCAGAGCAACAAGGAGCAGCTCTCCAAAATAATTGAGTCCATCAACACCAAGATGCAGGAGAAGGGCCGTGAACTCGCGGAGTACAGAGAACGCTACAACATTCGGCTGGTGGGCGAGGGCGATGCGCAAGGCCAGTCGATGGACTCTTCCAAGGAGAGTGAAGGAAGCGGTGGAGCTGGTGTTTTGGTTTCATAG